From Miscanthus floridulus cultivar M001 chromosome 15, ASM1932011v1, whole genome shotgun sequence, the proteins below share one genomic window:
- the LOC136508377 gene encoding uncharacterized protein isoform X1: MADLGLWKQAWMWVLSQKHILAWAHTAACGSRERLAFLVDRHWPAVSRACATSSRLALAALRQWRGCTARGVLAVASLGPAAVFVILWSFFVCMTSPACALYAILSLGAAAAVVHYMGYTPGLFIVGLFGILIMWMYGYFWITGMLLVAGGCMCSLKHARYVIPVLTSYAIYSVAVRVGWLGVFLTLNLSFLTNDLLNKLAQGYEGSTEESQFQDMKDSDPVMDEFYRSCEFPPVPDSEPETVSSAKPYCSAPIQDVLHVQKEEPPSKVVKSDSSSLDEIKRITDGSNHYEVLGVPRNRSIDQKTLKKEYHRMVLLVHPDKNMGNPLACESFKKLQSAYEVLSDLTKKNSYDEQLRKEESLKMTPRSRVVSQQSGVEFLPDESRRIQCTKCGNFHIWICTKRSKTRARFCQGCDQFHQAKDGDGWVETRFSSSVKMEIPRAFVCAESKIFDVSEWATCQGMECKPNTHGPTFMVNMVGTDRMPQRSYSSRYPFSLDAEMIPEDEFELWLQQALASGVFADSPKRRKSWSPFKLPQKGIKSWRRSS; the protein is encoded by the exons ATGGCGGATTTGGGGCTGTGGAAGCAGGCGTGGATGTGGGTGCTATCCCAGAAGCACATCCTGGCGTGGGCGCACACGGCGGCGTGCGGCAGCAGGGAGCGCCTCGCCTTCCTGGTCGACCGGCACTGGCCCGCCGTGTCCCGGGCGTGCGCCACCTCCTCGCGCCTCGCGCTCGCCGCGCTGCGGCAATGGCGCGGGTGTACGGCGCGCGGGGTGCTTGCGGTGGCCAGCCTCGGCCCCGCCGCCGTCTTCGTCATCCTCTGGAGCTTCTTCGTCTGCAtgacctcgccggcgtgcgcccTCTACGCGATTCTTAGCCTG GGGGCTGCTGCTGCAGTTGTTCACTATATGGGCTATACACCTGGCCTTTTCATTGTTGGGCTGTTTGGGATATTAATAATGTGGATGTATGGCTACTTTTGGATTACAGGAATGCTTCTGGTTGCTGGAG GTTGTATGTGCTCTTTGAAACATGCTCGATATGTGAtacctgttttgacttcatatgctattTATTCTGTGGCTGTTCGTGTTGGGTGGCTCGGAGTCTTCTTGACACTCAACCTTTCTTTCTTGACAAATGATCTTCTTAATAAGTTAGCGCAAGGATACGAAGGAAGCACTGAAGAAAGCCAGTTTCAAGACATGAAGGATTCTGATCCAGTTATGGATGAGTTCTATCGTAGTTGTGAATTCCCACCGGTTCCTGATAGTGAACCTGAGACCGTGTCTTCGGCGAAGCCATACTGCTCAGCACCCATCCAAGATGTGTTACATGTACAAAAAGAGGAACCTCCTAGTAAAGTAGTGAAATCTGATTCTAGTTCATTGGATGAGATTAAGAGGATAACGGATGGTTCAAACCATTATGAAGTTTTGGGCGTACCTCGTAATagaagcattgatcaaaagaccTTGAAAAAAGAATATCACAGAATG GTCCTGCTTGTACATCCTGATAAAAATATGGGAAATCCATTGGCTTGTGAATCATTCAAAAAGCTTCAATCAGCTTATGAG GTTCTCTCTGATCTCACAAAGAAAAACAGCTATGATGAACAACTGAGGAAAGAAGAATCACTGAAAATGACTCCGAGATCACGTGTTGTCTCTCAACAG agtGGTGTAGAGTTTCTCCCAGACGAGTCCAGGCGCATACAGTGCACTAAGTGTGGTAATTTCCATATATGGATATGCACCAAGAGAAGCAAAACAAGAGCAAGATTCTGTCAG GGCTGTGATCAGTTTCATCAAGCCAAGGATGGAGATGGATGGGTTGAAACCAGATTTTCATCCTCCGTCAAG ATGGAAATACCACGAGCCTTTGTTTGTGCTGAGAGCAAAATATTTGATGTGTCTGAGTGGGCTACCTGCCAG GGAATGGAGTGTAAGCCTAACACTCATGGTCCAACTTTTATGGTAAACATGGTTGGCACAGATAGGATGCCTCAGAGATCCTACAGTTCCCGGTATCCCTTCAGCTTGGACGCAGAGATGATCCCTGAAGATGAATTTGAACTGTGGCTTCAGCAGGCACTGGCATCAGGCGTCTTTGCTGACAGCCCAAAGCGCAGGAAAAGCTGGAGCCCGTTCAAACTGCCTCAAAAGGGAATTAAAAGTTGGCGAAGATCATCATGA
- the LOC136508377 gene encoding uncharacterized protein isoform X2: MADLGLWKQAWMWVLSQKHILAWAHTAACGSRERLAFLVDRHWPAVSRACATSSRLALAALRQWRGCTARGVLAVASLGPAAVFVILWSFFVCMTSPACALYAILSLGAAAAVVHYMGYTPGLFIVGLFGILIMWMYGYFWITGMLLVAGGCMCSLKHARYVIPVLTSYAIYSVAVRVGWLGVFLTLNLSFLTNDLLNKLAQGYEGSTEESQFQDMKDSDPVMDEFYRSCEFPPVPDSEPETVSSAKPYCSAPIQDVLHVQKEEPPSKVVKSDSSSLDEIKRITDGSNHYEVLGVPRNRSIDQKTLKKEYHRMVLLVHPDKNMGNPLACESFKKLQSAYEVLSDLTKKNSYDEQLRKEESLKMTPRSRVVSQQSFSQTSPGAYSALSVVISIYGYAPREAKQEQDSVRAVISFIKPRMEMDGLKPDFHPPSRWKYHEPLFVLRAKYLMCLSGLPAREWSVSLTLMVQLLW; the protein is encoded by the exons ATGGCGGATTTGGGGCTGTGGAAGCAGGCGTGGATGTGGGTGCTATCCCAGAAGCACATCCTGGCGTGGGCGCACACGGCGGCGTGCGGCAGCAGGGAGCGCCTCGCCTTCCTGGTCGACCGGCACTGGCCCGCCGTGTCCCGGGCGTGCGCCACCTCCTCGCGCCTCGCGCTCGCCGCGCTGCGGCAATGGCGCGGGTGTACGGCGCGCGGGGTGCTTGCGGTGGCCAGCCTCGGCCCCGCCGCCGTCTTCGTCATCCTCTGGAGCTTCTTCGTCTGCAtgacctcgccggcgtgcgcccTCTACGCGATTCTTAGCCTG GGGGCTGCTGCTGCAGTTGTTCACTATATGGGCTATACACCTGGCCTTTTCATTGTTGGGCTGTTTGGGATATTAATAATGTGGATGTATGGCTACTTTTGGATTACAGGAATGCTTCTGGTTGCTGGAG GTTGTATGTGCTCTTTGAAACATGCTCGATATGTGAtacctgttttgacttcatatgctattTATTCTGTGGCTGTTCGTGTTGGGTGGCTCGGAGTCTTCTTGACACTCAACCTTTCTTTCTTGACAAATGATCTTCTTAATAAGTTAGCGCAAGGATACGAAGGAAGCACTGAAGAAAGCCAGTTTCAAGACATGAAGGATTCTGATCCAGTTATGGATGAGTTCTATCGTAGTTGTGAATTCCCACCGGTTCCTGATAGTGAACCTGAGACCGTGTCTTCGGCGAAGCCATACTGCTCAGCACCCATCCAAGATGTGTTACATGTACAAAAAGAGGAACCTCCTAGTAAAGTAGTGAAATCTGATTCTAGTTCATTGGATGAGATTAAGAGGATAACGGATGGTTCAAACCATTATGAAGTTTTGGGCGTACCTCGTAATagaagcattgatcaaaagaccTTGAAAAAAGAATATCACAGAATG GTCCTGCTTGTACATCCTGATAAAAATATGGGAAATCCATTGGCTTGTGAATCATTCAAAAAGCTTCAATCAGCTTATGAG GTTCTCTCTGATCTCACAAAGAAAAACAGCTATGATGAACAACTGAGGAAAGAAGAATCACTGAAAATGACTCCGAGATCACGTGTTGTCTCTCAACAG AGTTTCTCCCAGACGAGTCCAGGCGCATACAGTGCACTAAGTGTGGTAATTTCCATATATGGATATGCACCAAGAGAAGCAAAACAAGAGCAAGATTCTGTCAG GGCTGTGATCAGTTTCATCAAGCCAAGGATGGAGATGGATGGGTTGAAACCAGATTTTCATCCTCCGTCAAG ATGGAAATACCACGAGCCTTTGTTTGTGCTGAGAGCAAAATATTTGATGTGTCTGAGTGGGCTACCTGCCAG GGAATGGAGTGTAAGCCTAACACTCATGGTCCAACTTTTATGGTAA